The window NNNNNNNNNNNNNNNNNNNNNNNNNNNNNNNNNNNNNNNNNNNNNNNNNNNNNNNNNNNNNNNNNNNNNNNNNNNNNNNNNNNNNNNNNNNNNNNNNNNNNNNNNNNNNNNNNNNNNNNNNNNNNNNNNNNNNNNNNNNNNNNNNNNNNNNNNNNNNNNNNNNNNNNNNNNNNNNNNNNNNNNNNNNNNNNNNNNNNNNNNNNNNNNNNNNNNNNNNNNNNNNNNNNNNNNNNNNNNCGGACAACACGGATCTGCCCATGTTGCGGAGCGACCATATTAGGCAGCCGTAAAGCGTCGTTTTCCCTGTACCTCCGGGCCCGTCGACGTAGAACAATTTCGGGACGTCGCGGTTGTCGTCGACGGCCGCCATCACGCGGTCGTAAACCGCCCGCTGTTCGTCGTTGAGGTTGTCCAACTGCAGGGTCCAACGCACCACTGCGTCGACGAAGGCGTAGACGTCTCCGCCCGCGTCCTCTTCGAGCAGCGCGACGTCCGGATTCGGCAACCCGTAGTCGGCCAGCGTTTTACCGTGACCCTGCAGCAGCCGCCCGATGGCGTCCAGGCACGCGGCCCTCGCGCGGTCCTCGTCTCTCAGTCTGTGGAAGAAGTCTTGCCTCAGGTCTTCCTCGCTTGCCATGTATAACGCCAGCGGATCCGCGGCCTCGCAGTACAGCAGGATTGTCACCAGTAGGTAACGCAGCTGTGCGGGAGTGTCCACGGCCGCGGACTCTGTCATGCACGCCAGCAGGGCTTGGTCATCCTCCAGGAGTCCAagcgccaccgccgccgccgcgtagGTCGGATACACGATCCCGTCGACGGTCCTCATGTCTCTGAACGACTGAGGACCTCTCCTGTGTAGCAGCAGCAGTCGCAAGAGGAATCGCTCTCGATCTAGGGGGTTGACCGCGTACATCCGAGACAACGTCTCGTTGGGCATTACCCTTCGGCGCCGATTCCACCTCCTGTCTCTTTCCACCCAGGTGTAATGCATCGGTATCTCATGGTAGAGATACTGTCTGGCCTCGGGGTCCGTCTCGTTGAGCGAGAAGAACGCCG is drawn from Acyrthosiphon pisum isolate AL4f unplaced genomic scaffold, pea_aphid_22Mar2018_4r6ur Scaffold_1821;HRSCAF=2323, whole genome shotgun sequence and contains these coding sequences:
- the LOC115034641 gene encoding uncharacterized protein LOC115034641 — protein: FINARYVSPPEAVWRLFSYELHKPSHRVIRLPVHLEDYHTVYFAPGQELERVQNAALARTRLTAFFSLNETDPEARQYLYHEIPMHYTWVERDRRWNRRRRVMPNETLSRMYAVNPLDRERFLLRLLLLHRRGPQSFRDMRTVDGIVYPTYAAAAVALGLLEDDQALLACMTESAAVDTPAQLRYLLVTILLYCEAADPLALYMASEEDLRQDFFHRLRDEDRARAACLDAIGRLLQGHGKTLADYGLPNPDVALLEEDAGGDVYAFVDAVVRWTLQLDNLNDEQRAVYDRVMAAVDDNRDVPKLFYVDGPG